A segment of the Candidatus Hydrogenedentota bacterium genome:
AGGGCAATCGCACTAAAATGTCCCTCGAGAAACGCCTGCGAGCGGCATGGACGTCCCTTGGTTATGTGATTCTGTCTTTGTTGTCCCAACGGGACATCCGCCTATAGCCCAGGCCAGGCCGCCGCCCAAAGGGCCAGGCCTGCCCTGGGTTGCGCGCCCCAAAACACTTCTTGCCCCAAAGGGGCATCCGAAATTTGCGCGCCGGGAAGAAGACAAGGCAGGCGGGACGCCTGCGGTACGGAACCGCCCCGCAGGTCTTCTTCGTACCGCAGGCGTCCCGCCTGCCTTGTCTTTGGGCACTCGCCGTAATTTCGGCTGCCCCGTTGGGGCATGATTCTTTCTGTCCGGGCAACCCAGGGCAGGCCTGGCCCTTCGGGCGGCGGCCTGGCCTGGGCTATATTCGGAAACGCTTTCAGCGTTGAAGGGGTTGGGCGGCGGGAAATTACCAGACTCCATCCAGAAAGTACCCACGGATTTTTGTGCGATTGCCCTGCAGATTTGATGTTTTGAATGCGGAAGACTATCATAATCCAAGCTAAACGCCCTTTCTGCGGACATCTGCGGGGAGCCGGGAAACGTGAAGGAAGGAGAGACAGCATGACGCGAGCATCCTTGTTGACGGGTTTGTTGACGCTGGAAATGGCATGCCTTGGGCTGTCCCACGGGTGTGCAGGCGGAGACATGGGCGCATCCAAAAAGGTGCTCGAAAAAGTCTCCCTGTCAAAATACGCGGCAGCCAACGGCAGCCTCGATTTTGACATTGTAGACGGGAAGTTGAAAGAGGGGCGCGCGGTTTACCTCTTGAATTGGGACCTGGCCTATTGGGTGCAGGGGGAAACTGTGCATGCCGTGAATGACAGGGCGCGGGAATTGTCGCCGGACCTGCCCCCGGCGCCGGACGGCATCACCTATGAAGCCGTGTATGATGCGTCCTGCGATGGTGATCATGTCAGATTGGGGCAGCGGGCCGCGCAGATTTCCTTTGAAGGGGGGGAACTGTCGGAGAAGGAGGCCGGAGAACTGAAACATGCGCTGGAAGCGCGTCCGGATGACCTATGGGCGAGGACGATGCTGCTTGGCTACCACGCCAAAAAGAAATATAACTCGGATGATGCCCGCAGGGAGTATGAGCGGCATGTGCTCTGGCTGGCAAGGAACGCGCCCGCCTCGCCCGTCATGGGATCACCCGTGGTGGAGCTTAACCCGGTGCTTAACCCCGAAGCCTACGCCGAGGCTGCGGCCCTGATGCGGGGGCATGTCGAAAACGAGCCGCGCAACCTGTTCCTGCTTGCCAACGCCGCCAACTTCTTCCTGATATGTGAAAATGAAGTTGCAGAGGAAATCCTGAAAAAATGCATCGCGATTGAGCCCGACAACCCGCGTTGGCACCAGGAATTGGGTTTTCTGTATTCCCTTTCCGTAGTGGCGGGTGAAGGTTCCGGTGTTGCCGACGATCCGGATGCGGAGAACGCGCGCAAGGCGCTCGCCTCTCTGGAGCAGGCGGCGGCCTTGACCACCGAGCCGGAAGAGAAGTCATCGCAGTTGACTGAACTTGCGGAAATGGCCTTTGCGGCTGGCGAGTTGGAAAAGGCGCGCGGGTACTGCATGAAGCTGTTGGCGGGCGATGGCGGGCCGGGCGGTTGGAACCGGGGCAACCGGATACACACCGGCAACGCCGTGCTGGGGAGAATTGCCCTTGTTGAAGAGGCGGTGGAGAAGGCAAAGGGACACCTGATTTCGGCGGGAAAATGCGGCGGTTCCCCGCAACTGGACTCCTTCGGTCCCGACATGACACTGGCCAACGAGCTGCTGCAACGGGGCGAAACGGACGCGGTTGTTGAGTACCTTGAGCTTTGCGGCACCTTTTGGAACAAAGCGGCCACAGACAAATGGGTTGCCGCGATAAAGCGGGGCGAGAAACCGGTGCTTGACAGGTATAACCGGGAGTGACGCGGGGCGTTTTCTCCTGTTTTCGGGCAAACATGATTTTTAGTGCATCCCGGCGGGGGTGCGGGATGATCGCAGGCGGTTGAGCGAAGCGACACCCACAGCCCCCTCCAGAGACAAACCGGCGGCATCGCCGCACTCAACCACCGGCTGGGGCATCGCACGGTTGAAGTGCCGTGTCCATAAGGGACTCGCCGGGGACGAACACCGAGCTGGCACGGGCTTCCAGCCCGTGTTTTGGGTCATGGATGCAGCCAAAGAAACACGGGCTGGAAGCCCGTGCCACCTCACTGCGCGCTGCCGACGCCGTCCTTTCAGCACGGCATCCCGGCTCTGAAATGCGCCGGGAGAATCAGAAGGGCTGCTTCAGCACCGCGTACTTGAGCCAGTTGACGAACTCGCACTCGCGCTGGTCGTCCTCGACAATGCTGTCGTCAATCTTGAGCTGCCAGCGGATGTGCTTCAGGGTGGGATCGTTGTGGACGGCCTCGAAGCTCTCCACGTACCGCATCATGTCCCCGTGGTCTTTGAACCAGCCCTGCTTGATGAGCCGCTCCTCGCGGGCGAGGATGAGGCGGGCCACCTCGTGCAGGTTGTACTCGGGGTGGTACTGCGTGGCCCAGAAAACGCCCTTCTTGAACTCGACAGCGGCGGCCTCCACCACGCTCCAGTCGTTCCCCGCGAGCAGCGTGGCCCCCTCGGGCAGCTCGACCACCTGGTCGTCGTGGCTGACGAAATGGGAGTAGACCACCGGCTTCCCGTCCATCATGGGGTGTTTGCGGCCCTGTTCGGTGAGCATGATCTTGGTGGCGATGCCCATCTCGCGGCCCCTGGGGTGGGGCTCCACGCGCCCGCCCGCGACGAAGCAGGCGAGCTGGATGGCCCAGCAGCTCCCAAACTGGGGGATGCCCGCCTCGTAGGCGCGCAGGCACAGATCCTTGTGCGCCTGCACGCGCGGGTCGTCGTTGTGGTAGATCGTCAGGTTGCAGCCGGGCCAGATGACCCCCGCATAGCCGGACAGCTCGGCGTCCGTCGGCGGCGTGGCGCCGGGGTCGCTGCTGAACCACACGTCGTACTCCGCGCCGGGCAGGCGGCGCTGAAGCAGGAGGCCGTAGAGCTCCCCGGCGAGGGTCATCCCCACCGAATCAAACTGCTGGCGGCTTTCAAGGCTGTACCCGTCGGGAATCAGGAAACGCAGTTTCTCAGACATGAAAGAAGACTCCTTTGTTTTTGAAAATCACAGTCCGGCCATGAACTGGAACGCCTGGTCCATGAATCCGGGGTAATGCTCGTGGGCGAAGTCGGGGAACAGCGCCATTTCCTTGGGCGCCGTGATCCTGTTGTACGCGGCGAACTGCGAGGACGCCGGGCAGATCTCGTCCATCAGCCCGACGGCCATGAGCACCTCGCCGCGGATGCGCGGCGCGAGATGCTGGCAGTCCACATACCCCAGGCGGGTGAAGATTTCCGTCTCCCGCTCATGGCGCGGGTCAAACCGGCGGAACCAGTCGCGCAGCTCCTCGTAGGCATCCTTCGCGAGGTCCATCTCCCAGACCCGGCGGTAGTCGCAGAGGAAGGGGCACATGGGCGCGAGGCGGCGGATGCGCGGCTCCAGCGCCGCGCACGCCAGGGTGAGCGCGCCGCCCTGCGACATGCCCATCGCGCCCACGCGGCGCGCGTCCACCTCGGGAAGCGCCATGACCACCCGCGCCAGCTGCACGGTGTCCAGAAAGACGCTCCGGTAGAAAAGCCGCTCCGGGGCGTCGTCCAGCCCGCGGATGATGTGGCCGTGAAGCGTGTTCCCCAGCGCGCCGCCGGGGTCCTGCGACCGGCCGCCCTGCCCGCGCACGTCCAGCGCGGCCACGGAGAACCCGAGGGCGGCCAGGCCCAGCTTGTCCTGCCAGTCGCCGCTGCTGCCGCTGTACCCGTGGAACTGGAGCACGGCGGGGTGGGGCACCTCCTCCGAACGCCGGGGCCGCAGGTATTTTGCATAGACCCGCGCCCCGCCGACGCCGGTGAACCACAGGTCGAAACACTCCGCATAGGGGGTCTGGAATTCGGCGGGCAGAAACTCCGGCGCGGGGGGCGTGGCCTCCAGCTCCGCCAGCGCCGCCGCCCAGTAGGCGTCGAAATCTGCGGGCTTGGGGGTGATCCCCCGGTACACCCGCAGTTCCTCCAGGGGCATGTCTATCATGGGCATGGGGCGCGTCTCCCGCCGTGGAAAAGTCCCAAGATCCTACCACACCGGGGCCGCGCCGCCAAAGCCGCGACGTTTTCCGGTTGACAGTGCCGCCCCGCCGGACGCACAATGAAGACGTCCTCCGGCGCGGCGCGTCGGGGGAGCCTGCCGGCAGGCACGGCTCCGCGCAGTCTGTGGCGTGTTGTTCCACTCGGGGGTGCGGCAAAGCGTCCCCTCCCCCGGAAAGGAGACCCCATGGCGCACAGGACCCTTACTTCGGCATACCAGCGGCTGACGGACCGGTTGAACCGGGCACCCCAGGGCGCGCCGCCCTCGGAACTCCTGCACGGCATCCTGAAGATGCTTTTCAGCGAGCGGGAGGCCGACCTGGTCTCCCTCCTCCCCATCAAGCCTTTCACCGCCAAGAAGGCGGCGCTGGTGTGGAAGATGGCGGAGGACGAGGCCGCGGGCGTGCTGGACGAACTGGCGCACCGGGCGATCCTGCTGGACTATGAGCGGCCGGACGGCGTCCACGCGTACATGCTCCCCCCGCCGATGGCGGGGTTCTTTGAGTTCTCCCTCATGCGGGTGCGCGACGACCTCGACCAGAAGGCCCTTTCCGACCTGTTCGAGCAGTACATCACGCGGGAGGACGACTTCATGCGCGAACTGGTCGGGCAGGGCGGCACGCAGATGGGGCGCGCCCTGGTGCAGGAGCCCGCGCTGCCGGAGGACGAGGCGCTCCACGTGCTGGACCACGAGCGGGCCACGGAGGTCATCCGGACGGCGACCCACATCGGCGTGGCCATGTGCTACTGCCGCCACAAGGCCATGCACCAGGGCCGGAAGTGTGACGCCCCCATGGACATCTGCATGACCTTCAACACCCCGGCGGAGTCCCTCATCCGCCACGGCCACGTGCGCAAGATTGACCGCGCGGAATGCCTGGACCTGCTCCAGCGGGCCTACGAGCACAACCTGGTGCAGTTCAGCGAGAACCAGCAGAGAGGTGTCAGCTTCATCTGCAACTGCTGCGGGTGCTGCTGCGAGGCCCTGACCGCCGCCCGCCGTTTCGCGCTGATGCGCCCCATCAACACGACCAATTACCTGCCGGAGGTGGACACGGAGGCCTGCACGGGCTGCGGCAAGTGCGCGGCCCTGTGCCCCGTGGAGGCCATGAGCGTCGTGTCGGCCAACGACCCGCGCGACCGTCGCCGCAAGAAGGCCCGGGTGGACGTGTCGGTGTGCCTCGGATGCGGGGTCTGCGTGCGGCCCTGCCCCAAGGACGCCATCAAGCTCAAACCGCGCGGGAAACGGGTCATCGTGCCGAAGAACGCCGTGCACCGCGCGGTGCTGATGGCGGTCGAGCGGGGAAAACTCCAGCACCTGCTGTTTGACAACCGGGCGTCCATGACGCACCAGGCCATGGCCGCGGTGCTCGGGGCGGTGCTGCGGCTGCCCCCGGTGAAGCGCGCCGCGGCGGCCAAGCTGCTGAACTCGCGCTACGTGGACGCCCTGCTCGCCCGCGCGCCGCAGTGACCCCTCACAGCTTCTCCGCGATGGCGGCGACGTCGTCGAACCGGGCGCCGGCCAGCGCGGCGACGCTGTGCAGCCCGTGCCACTCGATGGTGCCCAGGGGGATGAACAGGGTCGGGCAGGCGTCCCGGGCCGCCTCGATCTCGGCGGGCATCATGTGTTCCAGCCGCACTTCCATGCCGTGCCTCCTCCGATGGGGCCTACCGCACGCCGCGCAGTTTCTTGAGCAGGGCGTAGGCCTCGTTCAGGGCACGCATGGCATCCTGGTCGCCGCCGAGGTCGGGATGGTGGACCTTGGCCTTCTTGCGGTAGGCGCGCTCGATCTCCTCCCAGGGGGCCGAGGGCGACACGCCCAGCAGGCGGTAGCACACCTCGGCGTCGCGGGGGTTCGGGGGGGCCTGGGGCGGGTCGGGGATGTGCTCCCCCCGCAGCTCGCGCAGGGCGCGCATGACCGTGGGCCAGAGCCCCGCCCAGCTCAGCACGATGATGATGATCGCGAGGAAAACCAGCTCTTGAAAACCGGGCATGGCGCCTTCCTGTCCAGCCGTCTCGGACCAGGCCCGGGCCTAGTCCCTTGGGCGGAACTCAAATATGTTGTCGGGGTCGTCGTCGCCGCCCCCGGGGTTGCGTTTCTGCCACCGCTCGCGGTTGCGCTGGCGCAGCCACTGCTGGTAACGGGGAATCAGCTGCATCATCACCCAGCCCATGCCCATCCCGCCGAGGTGCGTGGAAACGGAGGCATTGGTCTCACCGAAAGCCCACACCAGGTTGAGCGCGGCGATGATGGCCACCAGCGTCGCGGCGCTCATGGGCACGGGCAGGGGGAACAGCAGTATCTGCCGCGCGGGGTCGGCCACGGCAAAGGCCACCAGCACGCCGAGCACGGAACCGCTGGCCCCCACAATCACCGGATTCTGCCCGAACAGCCCGAGGGAAAAGAGCGACAGCAGCACGCCGACGGCGCCGCAGGCAACGTACAGCACGGTGAACTGGCGGCTTCCCAGCAGGCGCTCCACGTCCGGCCCGAAGAAGAACAGCCAGAGCATGTTCATGACGAGGTGCATGAGGCCGCCGTGGAGGAACTGGTAGGTCAGGGGCTGCCACAGGCTCCCGCGCATGAAGTCGCCGGGCACGAACCCGAACCATT
Coding sequences within it:
- a CDS encoding acetylxylan esterase translates to MPMIDMPLEELRVYRGITPKPADFDAYWAAALAELEATPPAPEFLPAEFQTPYAECFDLWFTGVGGARVYAKYLRPRRSEEVPHPAVLQFHGYSGSSGDWQDKLGLAALGFSVAALDVRGQGGRSQDPGGALGNTLHGHIIRGLDDAPERLFYRSVFLDTVQLARVVMALPEVDARRVGAMGMSQGGALTLACAALEPRIRRLAPMCPFLCDYRRVWEMDLAKDAYEELRDWFRRFDPRHERETEIFTRLGYVDCQHLAPRIRGEVLMAVGLMDEICPASSQFAAYNRITAPKEMALFPDFAHEHYPGFMDQAFQFMAGL
- a CDS encoding rhomboid family intramembrane serine protease produces the protein MRGYQDTYTDDSPYGFGGHGVTYMVRRLILLNAAVFAAQLLLAPLEALSGVTAVEWFGFVPGDFMRGSLWQPLTYQFLHGGLMHLVMNMLWLFFFGPDVERLLGSRQFTVLYVACGAVGVLLSLFSLGLFGQNPVIVGASGSVLGVLVAFAVADPARQILLFPLPVPMSAATLVAIIAALNLVWAFGETNASVSTHLGGMGMGWVMMQLIPRYQQWLRQRNRERWQKRNPGGGDDDPDNIFEFRPRD
- a CDS encoding type 1 glutamine amidotransferase, with the translated sequence MSEKLRFLIPDGYSLESRQQFDSVGMTLAGELYGLLLQRRLPGAEYDVWFSSDPGATPPTDAELSGYAGVIWPGCNLTIYHNDDPRVQAHKDLCLRAYEAGIPQFGSCWAIQLACFVAGGRVEPHPRGREMGIATKIMLTEQGRKHPMMDGKPVVYSHFVSHDDQVVELPEGATLLAGNDWSVVEAAAVEFKKGVFWATQYHPEYNLHEVARLILAREERLIKQGWFKDHGDMMRYVESFEAVHNDPTLKHIRWQLKIDDSIVEDDQRECEFVNWLKYAVLKQPF
- a CDS encoding 4Fe-4S dicluster domain-containing protein, whose translation is MAHRTLTSAYQRLTDRLNRAPQGAPPSELLHGILKMLFSEREADLVSLLPIKPFTAKKAALVWKMAEDEAAGVLDELAHRAILLDYERPDGVHAYMLPPPMAGFFEFSLMRVRDDLDQKALSDLFEQYITREDDFMRELVGQGGTQMGRALVQEPALPEDEALHVLDHERATEVIRTATHIGVAMCYCRHKAMHQGRKCDAPMDICMTFNTPAESLIRHGHVRKIDRAECLDLLQRAYEHNLVQFSENQQRGVSFICNCCGCCCEALTAARRFALMRPINTTNYLPEVDTEACTGCGKCAALCPVEAMSVVSANDPRDRRRKKARVDVSVCLGCGVCVRPCPKDAIKLKPRGKRVIVPKNAVHRAVLMAVERGKLQHLLFDNRASMTHQAMAAVLGAVLRLPPVKRAAAAKLLNSRYVDALLARAPQ
- a CDS encoding J domain-containing protein, which produces MPGFQELVFLAIIIIVLSWAGLWPTVMRALRELRGEHIPDPPQAPPNPRDAEVCYRLLGVSPSAPWEEIERAYRKKAKVHHPDLGGDQDAMRALNEAYALLKKLRGVR